The following are encoded in a window of Oreochromis aureus strain Israel breed Guangdong linkage group 10, ZZ_aureus, whole genome shotgun sequence genomic DNA:
- the LOC116322124 gene encoding olfactory receptor 6C4-like, which yields MELFNSALGKNITFVHPAFFIIGGLTGIPNITFYYVFLFFVYIVSVVGNTVVMAVICLDHNLRTPKYIAVFNLAFVDLFGNTALVPKVLDIFLFGHYFIPYNDCLTFLFFCYTCLSLQSFNLVALSYDRMVAIIFPLHYQVKVTHRFMFSLIASLWVFTIIAVLIAVGLLTRLSFCKSVVINSYFCDHGQIYRLACNDHFPSYVIACLYPVIIFWLPLAFILLSYLYIGYTLVKVATLQEGLKAFKTCIGHLSLVAIYFIPLLTTFTLMEKIQPNARIINLSLTSVFPPMLNPIIYVLQTQEIKESLKRLLKRRGKSKITI from the coding sequence ATGGAGTTATTCAACTCAGCTCTtggaaaaaatataacttttgtACATCCTGCATTTTTCATCATAGGTGGTTTAACTGGAATCCcaaacataacattttattatgtctttctattttttgtttatattgtttCTGTGGTGGGAAACACAGTTGTGATGGCTGTAATATGCTTGGATCATAATCTGAGAACTCCAAAGTATATTGCAGTTTTTAACCTTGCATTTGTGGACCTGTTTGGTAACACTGCCCTGGTGCCAAAGGTTcttgacatttttctgtttgggCACTACTTTATCCCCTACAACGATTGTTTAACATTCCTGTTTTTTTGCTACACTTGTCTATCACTGCAGTCATTTAATCTGGTGGCACTCTCGTATGACAGAATGGTGGCCATCATCTTTCCACTTCACTATCAAGTAAAGGTGACCCACAGGTTCATGTTTTCTTTGATTGCCTCTCTTTGGGTTTTTACTATTATTGCTGTACTAATTGCAGTTGGACTACTTACAAGACTTTCTTTCTGTAAATCTGTGGTTATTAATAGTTATTTTTGTGACCATGGTCAGATATACCGACTTGCTTGCAATGACCATTTCCCCAGCTATGTCATTGCTTGCTTGTACCCAGTGATTATATTTTGGCTTCCTCTAGCTTTTATCCTGTTAAGTTACCTTTATATTGGCTATACGCTGGTTAAAGTGGCCACACTTCAAGAAGGACTCAAGGCTTTTAAAACATGCATTGGCCATCTTTCATTAGTGGCAATCTATTTTATTCCACTGTTAACTACGTTTACTTTGATGGAAAAAATACAACCAAATGCTAGGATCATAAACCTGTCTTTGACTTCGGTCTTCCCTCCCATGTTGAACCCAATAATTTATGTTCTGCAAACACAAGAAATAAAAGAATCTTTAAAAAGATTATTAAAAAGGCGaggaaaatccaaaataacaaTTTAA
- the LOC120442323 gene encoding olfactory receptor 1-like, with the protein MGLEQKLIIGFNATFVHPGRFYLGGFSDMAHDNYYYIFLCFVYIFTVVGNVLLILIIFLIKTLHTPKYLIVFNLALTDLCGSTALIPKLLDTFLFDRRYILYEACLSYMFFVLFFASIQSWTLVIMAYDRFIAICFPLRYHSIVTKTSIAAMLAFEWVLITSIMASTVGLIDRLSFCGSFVVKSFFCDHGPVFYLACNDTSLNRIMAYVALVSFICIPLILIAFTYVCISIALSRIASGEERLKALKTCTSHVILVAVFFLPLVGTNIAAVASYIHPNARIINSTLAYTIPALLNPIIYALKTEEVMNAVKKLWKKTPFINTA; encoded by the coding sequence ATGGGTTTAGAGCAGAAATTAATTATTGGATTTAATGCCACATTTGTTCACCCAGGAAGATTCTATCTTGGTGGGTTTTCTGACATGGCTCATGATAATTATTACTATATCTTCCTGTGTTTTGTCTACATATTTACTGTTGTAGGAAATGTTTTgctcattttaattatttttctgaTAAAGACTCTTCATACTCCGAAATACTTGATTGTGTTCAACCTGGCTTTGACAGATTTGTGTGGGAGCACAGCTCTCATCCCAAAACTGTTAGACACATTTCTGTTTGACAGAAGATACATTCTCTATGAGGCTTGCTTAAGTTAtatgttctttgttttgttctttgcaAGTATTCAGTCATGGACACTTGTCATTATGGCATATGACAGatttatagccatttgtttccCTTTAAGGTACCATAGTATTGTGACTAAAACATCTATTGCTGCAATGCTAGCCTTTGAATGGGTGCTTATAACAAGCATCATGGCATCTACTGTTGGGCTTATTGATCGCCTTTCCTTCTGTGGATCTTTTGTGGTGAAAAGCTTTTTCTGTGATCATGGACCTGTGTTTTATCTGGCATGCAATGATACATCTTTAAACCGCATAATGGCATATGTTGCCTTAGTTAGTTTCATCTGTATTCCTCTAATATTAATAGCGTTTACTTATGTTTGCATTTCCATAGCACTGAGCAGAATTGCGTCAGGAGAGGAACGACTCAAAGCACTGAAAACTTGTACTTCTCATGTGATTCtagttgctgttttctttttgccatTGGTGGGAACAAACATAGCTGCAGTGGCCTCCTATATTCATCCTAATGCCAGGATCATAAACTCAACTTTGGCATACACCATACCAGCTTTGCTTAATCCTATTATATATGCTTTAAAGACAGAAGAAGTGATGAATGCTGTCAAGAAGCTTTGGAAAAAAACCCCGTTTATAAACACAGCATAA
- the LOC120442333 gene encoding olfactory receptor 1-like, translating to MDSDEEATTKFNNTFVRPAKFYLSGFSNIPHVKYFYVFLCFVYIMTVLGNGFLLSVIWLVKTLHTPKYMIVFNMALTDLCGSTALIPKLLDTFLFDRRYVVYEACLSYMFFVLFFASIQSWTLVIMAYDRFIAIWFPLRYHSIVTKTSIAAMLAFEWLLITTIVASTVGLIDRLSFCGSFVVKSFFCDHGPVFYLACNDTSLNRIMAYVALVSFICIPLILIAFTYVCISIALSRIASGEERLKALKTCTSHVILVAIFFLPLVGTNIAAVASYIHPNARIINSTLAYTIPALLNPIIYALKTEEVMNAVKKLWKLSLT from the coding sequence ATGGACTCAGACGAAGAAGCCACTACTAAGTTTAATAACACATTTGTTCGCCCTGCAAAATTTTATCTCAGTGGGTTTTCCAACATCCCTCATGTCAAATATTTCtatgttttcctgtgttttgtcTACATCATGACTGTTTTGGGTAATGGCTTTCTTCTCTCAGTTATTTGGCTGGTGAAGACTCTTCATACTCCTAAATACATGATTGTGTTCAACATGGCTTTGACAGATTTGTGTGGGAGCACAGCTCTCATCCCAAAACTGTTAGACACATTTCTGTTTGACAGGAGATACGTCGTTTATGAGGCCTGCTTAAGTTAtatgttctttgttttgttctttgcaAGTATTCAGTCATGGACACTTGTCATTATGGCATATGACAGATTTATAGCCATTTGGTTCCCTTTAAGGTACCATAGTATTGTGACTAAAACATCTATTGCTGCAATGCTAGCCTTTGAATGGTTGCTTATAACAACCATTGTGGCATCTACTGTTGGGCTTATTGATCGCCTTTCCTTCTGTGGATCTTTTGTGGTGAAAAGCTTTTTCTGTGATCATGGACCTGTGTTTTATCTGGCATGCAATGATACATCTTTAAACCGCATAATGGCATATGTTGCCTTAGTTAGTTTCATCTGTATTCCTCTAATATTAATAGCGTTTACTTATGTTTGCATTTCCATAGCACTGAGCAGAATTGCGTCAGGAGAGGAACGACTCAAAGCACTGAAAACTTGTACTTCTCATGTGATTCTAGTTGCTATTTTCTTTTTGCCATTGGTGGGAACAAACATAGCTGCAGTGGCCTCCTATATTCATCCTAATGCCAGGATCATAAACTCAACTTTGGCATACACCATACCAGCTTTGCTTAATCCTATTATATATGCTTTAAAGACAGAAGAAGTGATGAATGCCGTCAAGAAGCTTTGGAAGCTTTCCCTGACATAA
- the LOC116322139 gene encoding olfactory receptor 1-like produces the protein MDSDEEATTKFNNTFVRPAKFYLSGFSNIPHVKYFYVFLCFVYIMTVLGNGFLLSVIWLVKTLHTPKYMIVFNMALTDLCGSTALIPKLLDTFLFDRRYIVYEACLSYMFFVLFFGGVQSWTLVTMAYDRLIAICFPLRYHSIVTKTAITSMLLFIWLLMLSLTTLVVGLINRLSFCDSVVVKSFFCDHGPIYRLACNDPSLNIIMANVGVSIGVFIPLIFIGCTYVCISIALSKIASGEERLKALKTCTSHLILVAILFLPFVGTNIAVWASYIHPNARIINSTLTHTIPALINPIVYALKTEEVMNAVKKLWKKKKISSAVTKW, from the coding sequence ATGGACTCAGACGAAGAAGCCACTACTAAGTTTAATAACACATTTGTTCGCCCTGCAAAATTTTATCTCAGTGGGTTTTCCAACATCCCTCATGTCAAATATTTCtatgttttcctgtgttttgtcTACATCATGACTGTTTTGGGGAATGGTTTTCTTCTCTCAGTTATTTGGCTGGTGAAGACTCTTCATACTCCTAAATACATGATTGTGTTCAACATGGCTTTGACAGATTTGTGTGGGAGCACAGCTCTCATCCCAAAACTGTTAGACACATTTCTGTTTGACAGGAGATACATCGTTTATGAGGCCTGTTTAAGTTAtatgttctttgttttgttctttggaGGTGTGCAGTCATGGACGCTTGTCACGATGGCATATGACAGACTTATAGCAATTTGTTTCCCTTTAAGGTATCATAGCATTGTGACTAAAACAGCTATTACTTCAATGTTGCTGTTTATATGGCTTCTTATGTTGAGTCTAACAACATTAGTTGTTGGGCTTATTAATCGTCTTTCCTTCTGTGACTCTGTTGTGGTGAAAAGCTTTTTCTGTGATCATGGACCAATATATCGTCTAGCATGTAATGATCCATCTTTAAATATCATTATGGCAAATGTTGGTGTAAGTATAGGAGTCTTTATTCCACTAATATTCATAGGCTGCACTTATGTTTGCATTTCCATAGCGCTGAGCAAAATTGCATCAGGAGAGGAACGACTTAAAGCACTGAAAACTTGTACTTCTCACCTGATCCTTGTTGCTATTTTGTTCCTACCATTTGTAGGTACAAACATTGCTGTATGGGCCTCCTACATTCATCCTAATGCCAGAATTATAAACTCAACTTTGACACACACCATACCAGCTTTGATCAATCCTATTGTATATGCTTTAAAGACAGAAGAAGTAATGAATGCGGTCAAGaagctttggaaaaaaaaaaaaattagcagtgCAGTCACAAAATGGTGA
- the LOC116322123 gene encoding putative olfactory receptor 13C6: protein MLHQLTDGWHKLNSVYEHVTHISEFLLGFSNIPHIRYFCVFLCFVYIMTVLGNGFLLLVIWLVKTLHTPKYMIVFNMALTDLCGSTALIPKLLDTFLFDRRYIFYDPFGITNIVAWASYIDPNARMINYTLTHTIPPLLNPIVYALKTEEVKNAIKKLCKRNNVSNTVTKC from the exons ATGTTACATCAGCTCACTGATGGATGGCATAAACTCAATTCAGTTTATGAGCATGTGACACACATATCTGAATTTCTACT TGGGTTTTCCAACATCCCTCATATTAGGTATTTCTGTGTCTTCCTGTGTTTTGTCTACATCATGACTGTTTTGGGTAATGGCTTTCTTCTCTTAGTTATTTGGCTGGTGAAGACTCTTCATACTCCTAAATACATGATTGTGTTCAACATGGCATTGACAGATTTGTGTGGGagcacagctctcattccaaaACTCTTAGATACTTTTCTGTTTGACAGGAGATACATTTTCTATGATCCCT TTGGGATCACTAACATAGTTGCATGGGCCTCCTACATTGATCCTAATGCCAGAATGATAAATTACACATTGACACACACCATACCACCTTTGCTCAATCCTATTGTATATGCTTTAAAGACAGAAGAAgtgaaaaatgcaataaaaaagcTTTGCAAAAGAAATAATGTTAGCAATACAGTCACAAAATGCTGA